Part of the Roseomonas sp. OT10 genome, TCGGCTACCTCAAGGACGCACTCTCGGCGATGAGCCCGCGCTACTGGCACCTGGGCATCGGCATCGTGCTGATGCTCTCGGTCTTCCTGCTGCGCGGCGGCATCGCCGGCGCGGCGACGGCGCTGCTGCGCCGGCTGCGGGGCCGGGCATGACCCCGGCCATCGAGACCGACGCGCTCACCCTGCGCTATGGCAGCTTCACCGCCGTGGATGCCGTGTCGCTGCGCGTGGCCGCCGGCGCCAGGCACGCGCTGATCGGACCGAACGGCGCGGGCAAGACCTCGCTGGTGCATGCGCTGACCGGCAGCGTCGCGGCCGGCTCCGGCCGCATCCGCATCGGGGGCGAGGACGTCACGGCGCTGGACCAGCCCGCCCGGGTGCGCCGCGGGCTGGCCCGCACCTTCCAGATCAACCAGCTCTTCCGCGGTCTGACGGTGCTGGAGAACGTCGCGCTGGCCATCTTCGAGCGCGAGCGCAAGACGCGCGTCTTCTGGCGCTCCGCCGCGGCCGACCGCGCCGTGGCCGAGGAGGCGCGGGCGCATCTGGATTTCGTCCACCTCGCCGACCATGCGGAGCGGCCGGTCCGCTCCCTCCCCTATGGGCTGCAGCGGCTGGTGGAGATCGCCATCGCCCTGGCGACGCGGCCGCGGGTGCTGGTCCTGGACGAGCCGGCGGCCGGCGTCCCGGCGGCGCAGAGCGAATCCATCTTCGAACGCATCCACGCCCTGCCGCGCGACCTCACCCTGCTCTTCGTCGAGCACGACATGGGGCTGGTCTTCCGCTTCGCCGAGCGGATCACCGTCCTGGTCGGCGGCCGGGTGATGACGGAGGGCAGCCCGGCCGAGATCCAGGCGGACGAGCGGGTGCGGGAGGTCTATCTCGGCCGTCGGGGGCACCATGCCGCTGCTTGAGGTGGAGGGGCTGACCGCCGGATACGGCGAGGCCGTGGTGCTGGAGGGGCTGAGCCTGGCCATCGAGGATGGCGAGGGGCTTGCGGTGCTCGGCCGCAACGGCGTCGGCAAGACCACGCTGATGCTGGCCATCATGGGCCACGCCCGGCGCTTCGGCGGGGCGTTGCGCTGGCAGGGGGAGGAGTTCGGCACGCGCCCTGCCTGGGCCCGCACGCGGATGGGGCTGGGCTGGGTGCCGCAGGAGCGGGACATCTTCCCCTCGCTGACGGTGGAGGAGAACCTGCTGGTGGCGCGCCGCCCCGGCCCCTTCGACCTCGCCGCCGCCTATGACCTCTTTCCCCGGCTGCGCGAGCGCCGGCGCAATCCCGGCGACAAGCTCTCCGGCGGCGAACAGCAGATGCTGGCGATCGGCCGGACACTGATGACCAACCCGCGGCTGCTGCTTCTGGACGAGCCCTTCGAGGGCCTGGCGCCCGTCATCGTGGAGGAGCTGGAGGCGACGCTCCGCCGCCTCCGGGCGGAAAAGGGCTTCGCCACCGTCATCGTGGAACAGCATGCCGAGGACGCGCTCGCGCTCAGCGACCGGGCCGTCGTGCTGGACCGCGGCAGGATCGTGCTGCAAGGCCGCTCGGCCGACCTGCTGGCGGATTTCGAACAGGTGCGGCGATGGATCTCCGTATGACCCGATCCCCGGCCGGACCGATGGCCGACACGCTGGCGGAGATGACCGCCCCCGCCCTGCGCGCCGCGGCGGAACGCGGCGCCGTGGCGCTGCTGCCGGTGGGCGTGATCGAGTGCCATGGGCCGCACCTGCCGGTCGGCACGGACGCCTTCATCGCCCTCGCCCTGTGCCGGGCCACCCGCGACCACCTGGCGGCCGCGGGGGGCGAGGCGGTGATCGCGCCGCCCTACACCTGGGGCATCAACGGCATCCTGGCGGACTTCCCGGGCAGCTTCCGCATCCGGCCGGAGACGGCGGCGGCGCTGTTGCGGGACGTGATCGACTCCCTGCTCGACAACGGCTTCCGCCAGGTGCTGGTGGTCAGCCACCACGGCGACCGGCTGCACAACGAGATGGTGCGCGACGTCCTGATGGCCCTGCACGACGAGGGCCGGGTCGGGGCACGCTGGCTCTACGCGCCCTTCCGCTGGCGCCTCTACGGCCGCATCGGACTGACCGGGCAGGAGCCGATCTGCGTGCCCTGGGAACCCGTCCCGGCCATGGAGGGTTTCCGCCTGACGGGCCTGCTGGGCGTGCACGCGGATGAGTACGAGACGGCGGCCATGGTCCGCTACCACCCCGAGACGGTGGACTACGATGCGCTGCGCGGCCTGCCGCCGACGCGGCTGACCGAGGCGGACCTGGCGGAATGGCGGCAGGGCGCCGAGGCGGCCCGGCGGCTGACGCCGGACGGCTATTTCGGCGCGCCGAACCCGGTCGATCCCGACCTCTGGCGGCATTACGACGAGACGGCGCGGGTGATGGCGGCGGCGCTGGCGGCGGGACGCTGACGGGGCCCTTGCGCCGGGGCGCGGCCGGGCCGATCACCCTGGCCATGCCGCGCCGCTATCTGGACCAGCGCCTGAAGCTCTCCCTGCTCCGCGTGGCGGAGGCGCTGAACGCCCATGGCAGCCTGCTGCGCGCCTCCGCCGCGCTGGGGGTGGGGCAGCCCGCCCTGACGCGCAGCCTGCGGGAGCTGGAGGAGATCGTCGGCACCCCGCTCTTCGAGCGCCATGCCCGCGGCGTGCGGCCCACCCAGGCGGGGATGGCCATCATCCGCCTGGCCCGGCGGGTGCGGGCGGAGCTGCACCGCGCCGAGGAGGAGCTGGACACGATCGGCGGCGAGGGCACGGTGGCGGTGGGCGTGCTGCCCGTCTCCGCAGTGGGCGTGCTGCCAGGGGTGCTGCTGCGGCTGAAGGCCACCCATCCCGCCATCCGTCTGCGCCTGGAGCAGGGCCGGACGGAGGAGCTGCTGCCCCTGCTGGCGGAGCGGGAGATCGACCTGGTGGTGGGGCGGCTCTACCCGACCGCCACGCCCGACGGCTTCGTGCGCGAGGCGCTGTGGGAGGAGCCGATCTCCCTCCTCGCCCGGGCCGAGCACCCGCTGCTGCGGCGGGAGGCACCGCTGAGCGTGGCGGATCTGGCGCCCTTCGAGTTCGTCCTGCCGACCATGAGCCAGCGCGTCGGGCAGGAGATCGAGCATTTCCTGACCCTGCTGGGCCGGCTGCCCGAGGCGTCCCTGCGCTCCTCCTCCTACGGGCTGCTGCGGGAGATGCTGCTGGCGACCGACTGCATCGCCGTCATGCCGCGGCTGATGATGGTGGGCGACCTGCTGCGCGGCACGCTGCGGGTGCTGCCGCTGCAGCCGCCGGCGCCCCCGCGGCCGGCCGGGCTGGTGCTGCCCGCCGGAGGGGCGCCATCCCCGGCGGCGGCGGCCTTCATCGCCTGTCTGCACGAAACCATCGCCGAGATCACCGCGCGCGGCTTCGCCGATATGCCGGAAGTTGATAGCTCAACCCATAAAAGCGATAAGACATCCCTTCCCCGGCGTCGGTAGAAGCGGCTCCGAGAGGAAACCCCATGCACCCGCCGGAGCCGATCCTGGACATCGCCCATCTGGGGCATGTCGAGCTGCTGACGCCGAAGCCCGAGGAATCCCTTCGCTTCTTCACGGCCGTCATGGGCATGACGGAGAGCGGGCGGCAGGGCGACAGCGTCTTCCTGCGCGGCTGGGACGACTACGAGCGCTACTCGCTCCAGCTCACCGCCTCGACGACCTCGGGCCTCGGCCACGCCGCCTTCCGCGCCCGCAGCCCGCAGGCGCTGGAGCGCCGCGTCGCCGCCCTGCGCGCGGACGGGGCGGAGGTGACGCCGCACGAGGGGAGCCTCGGCCACGGCACCGGCTGGCGCTTCCGCGACCCGGACGGGCACGTCTTCGAGCTGTATTACGACACGGAGTGGTACCAGGCGCCGCCCGACCGCCGCCCCTCGCTGAAGAACCAGGCGGAACGCTACCCCGCGCGTGGGGTGAACGTGCGGCGGATCGACCACTTCAACTGCCTCGCCGTCGACGTGCGCGCCTGCCGCGCGTTCTTCCAGCGCAACCTCGGCCTGCGCTGCACGGAGCGCATCGAGCTGGACAGTGGCGAGGAGGCGGGCATGTGGCTCACCTCCAACAACAAGTCCTACGACTTCGCCTTCACCAAGGAGGCGCACGGCGTCCCCGGCCGCTTCCACCACGTCACCTTCGCGCTCGATAGCCGCGAGGCGGTCCTGCAGGCCGCCGACGCCTTCCTCGAGGCGGGCGTCTTCATCGAGACGGGGCCGCACAAGCACGCGGTGCAGCAGACCTTCTTCCTCTACGTCTACGAGCCCGGCGGCAACCGCGTCGAAGTGGCCCATGCCGGCGCGCGGCTGATCCTCGCCCCCGACTGGAAGCCGATCACCTGGACGGAGACGGAGCGGAAGAAGGGCCAGGCCTGGGGCCTGAAGACCATCGAGAGCTTCCACACCCACGGCACCCCGCCCCTTCCGGGCCGGCACGGCGACGGGGTGGTGGCGGATGACGACCTGGCAGGGGACGGCATCGCCTCCTGAGGCGAAGCCCCCAGACGGGACAGCGGGCCGGCACGGCCGGACAGCATGGGAGGACAGCGGATGATCATCGACTGCCACGGCCACTACACCACCGCCCCCGCCGCGCACGACGCCTGGCGCGAGATGCAGAAGGCCGCCTTCAAGGCGGGCGGCGACGTGGACCCCGCCTATCCGGAGATCTCCGACGACGAGATCCGCGAGACCATCGAGAAGAACCAGCTCCGCCTGCTGCGCGAGCGCGGCGCGGACCTGACCATCTTCTCCCCCCGCGCCTCCACCATGGCGCACCACGTGGGCAACGAGGCGGTCAGCCAGGCCTGGACCCGCCGCTGCAACGACCTGATCAAGCGCGTGGTGGAGCTCTACCCGCAATACTTCGTGGGCGTCTGCCAGTTGCCCCAGTCGCCCGGCGTCTCCATCGCCCATTCCATCGCGGAGCTGGAGCGCTGCGTGACGGAGCTGGGCTTCATCGGCTGCAACCTGAACCCCGACCCCTCGGGCGGGCTGTGGTCCGGCCTGCCGCTGACCGACCGCTCCTGGTACCCCTTCTTCGAGAAGATGGTGGAGCTGGACGTGCCGGCGATGATCCACGTCTCCGGCTCCTGCAACTGCAACTTCCACGCGACCGGCGCCCACTACATCAACGCCGACACCACCGCCTTCATGCAGTTCCTGGAAGGCGACCTGTTCCGCGACTTCCCAACGCTGCGCTTCGTCATCCCGCATGGCGGCGGCGCCGTCCCCTACCACTGGGGCCGGTACCGCGGGCTGGCGGACATGCTGAAGCGCCCGCCGCTGCGCGAGCACGTGATGAGGAACGTCTTCTTC contains:
- a CDS encoding ABC transporter ATP-binding protein, with the translated sequence MTPAIETDALTLRYGSFTAVDAVSLRVAAGARHALIGPNGAGKTSLVHALTGSVAAGSGRIRIGGEDVTALDQPARVRRGLARTFQINQLFRGLTVLENVALAIFERERKTRVFWRSAAADRAVAEEARAHLDFVHLADHAERPVRSLPYGLQRLVEIAIALATRPRVLVLDEPAAGVPAAQSESIFERIHALPRDLTLLFVEHDMGLVFRFAERITVLVGGRVMTEGSPAEIQADERVREVYLGRRGHHAAA
- a CDS encoding ABC transporter ATP-binding protein; the encoded protein is MPLLEVEGLTAGYGEAVVLEGLSLAIEDGEGLAVLGRNGVGKTTLMLAIMGHARRFGGALRWQGEEFGTRPAWARTRMGLGWVPQERDIFPSLTVEENLLVARRPGPFDLAAAYDLFPRLRERRRNPGDKLSGGEQQMLAIGRTLMTNPRLLLLDEPFEGLAPVIVEELEATLRRLRAEKGFATVIVEQHAEDALALSDRAVVLDRGRIVLQGRSADLLADFEQVRRWISV
- a CDS encoding creatininase family protein, producing MTRSPAGPMADTLAEMTAPALRAAAERGAVALLPVGVIECHGPHLPVGTDAFIALALCRATRDHLAAAGGEAVIAPPYTWGINGILADFPGSFRIRPETAAALLRDVIDSLLDNGFRQVLVVSHHGDRLHNEMVRDVLMALHDEGRVGARWLYAPFRWRLYGRIGLTGQEPICVPWEPVPAMEGFRLTGLLGVHADEYETAAMVRYHPETVDYDALRGLPPTRLTEADLAEWRQGAEAARRLTPDGYFGAPNPVDPDLWRHYDETARVMAAALAAGR
- a CDS encoding LysR family transcriptional regulator — its product is MRRGAAGPITLAMPRRYLDQRLKLSLLRVAEALNAHGSLLRASAALGVGQPALTRSLRELEEIVGTPLFERHARGVRPTQAGMAIIRLARRVRAELHRAEEELDTIGGEGTVAVGVLPVSAVGVLPGVLLRLKATHPAIRLRLEQGRTEELLPLLAEREIDLVVGRLYPTATPDGFVREALWEEPISLLARAEHPLLRREAPLSVADLAPFEFVLPTMSQRVGQEIEHFLTLLGRLPEASLRSSSYGLLREMLLATDCIAVMPRLMMVGDLLRGTLRVLPLQPPAPPRPAGLVLPAGGAPSPAAAAFIACLHETIAEITARGFADMPEVDSSTHKSDKTSLPRRR
- a CDS encoding catechol 2,3-dioxygenase; translated protein: MHPPEPILDIAHLGHVELLTPKPEESLRFFTAVMGMTESGRQGDSVFLRGWDDYERYSLQLTASTTSGLGHAAFRARSPQALERRVAALRADGAEVTPHEGSLGHGTGWRFRDPDGHVFELYYDTEWYQAPPDRRPSLKNQAERYPARGVNVRRIDHFNCLAVDVRACRAFFQRNLGLRCTERIELDSGEEAGMWLTSNNKSYDFAFTKEAHGVPGRFHHVTFALDSREAVLQAADAFLEAGVFIETGPHKHAVQQTFFLYVYEPGGNRVEVAHAGARLILAPDWKPITWTETERKKGQAWGLKTIESFHTHGTPPLPGRHGDGVVADDDLAGDGIAS
- a CDS encoding amidohydrolase family protein; this translates as MIIDCHGHYTTAPAAHDAWREMQKAAFKAGGDVDPAYPEISDDEIRETIEKNQLRLLRERGADLTIFSPRASTMAHHVGNEAVSQAWTRRCNDLIKRVVELYPQYFVGVCQLPQSPGVSIAHSIAELERCVTELGFIGCNLNPDPSGGLWSGLPLTDRSWYPFFEKMVELDVPAMIHVSGSCNCNFHATGAHYINADTTAFMQFLEGDLFRDFPTLRFVIPHGGGAVPYHWGRYRGLADMLKRPPLREHVMRNVFFDTCVYHQPGIDLLFRVIDIDNILFGSEMVGAVRGIDPETGFHFDDTKRYVDALAISAEDKHKVFEGNARRVYPRLDAILKGQGR